Below is a genomic region from Clostridiaceae bacterium.
CTTTTAATAATCAACTTTTTATTAATTTATAATTAAAATACTATAGTATTCATAAAAATACTATAGTATTCATTAAAATTCTCTGGTGCCATTTTAATTTTTATCACATTCCGGGCTTAATAAAAGTTATATATAACTATCTTTATATAATAATCTTTAATATACATTATTACTTAAATATCATAATCTTCATCTTCATTTTCATCGTTTTTTCCATTATCATATTCATCTTCTTCATCATTGTAATAATCCTCATTACTGTCATAACCTTCGTTATCGTAATCCTCGTTTTCATCTTCATTTACTATCCTGGTTACGCAAACCACCTTATTATTTTCTGTGGGTTTCATTAGTGTAACTCCCTGGGTTGCTCTTCCTAATACACTGATTTCACTTACGTTCATCCTTATTATTGTTCCGTCAGTACTAATCAGCATTATATCGTCAGTATCTTTTACAAGTTTTATTCCTACAAGATAGCCGGTTTTCTCGGTAACTCTGTATGTGAGCACACCTTTTCCGGCACGATTTTGCACTTTATATTCTTCGAGTCTTGTCCTTTTGCCAAAGCCATTTTCAGTTACAACTAGAAGACTTGAATTTTCCATGGAAGTTGCCATTCCAATTACGCAATCTCCCTCATCAAGCTTAATTCCTGTTACACCTTGAGAGATTCTGCCCATTGGACGGACATCTTTTTCGGCAAATCTAATAGACAAGCCATTCCTTGTAACCAGAATAATATCACTGTTTCCATCAGTCAACCTGACGTCTATCAATTCATCGCCTTCCCTGAGAGTTACCGCTGCCAAACCACCTTTACGGATATTGTCGTACTCCATTAATCTGGTCTTTTTAACCAGTCCGTATTTTGTAGCCATAATAAGGTACAAATCTTCTTTATATTCAGCAATAGGTATAACTGTAGTTACCTTTTCGTCACTGTCGAGTTCAAGAATATTTACTATAGCAGTACCTTTTGCATGGCGGCCTGCTTCAGGAATTTGATAAGCCTTTAACCTGTATACTTTACCTTTATTAGTAAAGAACAGTATATAATCATGTGTTAATGTAGTAAATAGATTTTCTACAAAATCTTCTTCCCTGGTACTTAATCCTGCTATACCCTTGCCTCCTCTTCTCTGACTCTTATACATATCTGCCGGCATTCTTTTAATATATCCGAAATGAGTGAGAGTAATGACTTCCTTTTCCTCCTGTATCAAATCTTCTATGTCTATTTCAGTTTCACCAGTAGTTATTTCGGTTCTTCTTTCATCTGCATATTTTTGTTTAATAACTAATAATTGATCTTTAATAATTTTAAGTTTAAGATGTTCATTTGCAAGAATATCTTTGTAGTACTTGATTTTTTCCAAAATATCATTATACTCTTCTTCAAGTTTTTCTCTTTCTAAGGCTGTCAACCTTCCAAGCCTCATATCAACAATTGCCTGGGCCTGTTTATCACTAAATTCAAATCTTTTCATTAAAGCGACCTTGGCATTTGCTTCATTTTTAGATCCACGGATTATTTTAATCACTTCATCAAGATGATCAATGGCAATTTTAAGACCTTCTAAAATATGTGCCCTTGCTTCAGCTTTATCAAGATCGAATTTTGTTCTCCGGGTTATAACATCTAACTGGTGCCTTATGTAGTGGTCAATAACCTGCCTTAAAGTAAGTATCCTGGGTTCGAACTTACCATCCTCTGTCTGAATAAGGGCAAGCATATTCACACTGAAAGTATCTTGCATCTGCGTATGTTTATATAATTGATTAAGCACTATCTGAGCATTTGCATCTTTCTTAAGTTCAATTACTATCCTGACAGGATCAATTCTATCAGATTCTTCTCTTAGATCTGATATTCCTTCAATTTTTTTGTCTTTTATTAGTTCAGCTATTTTTTCTATTAATTTTGCTTTGTTAACCTGGTAAGGAAGATCCTTTACAACTATTCTTTGCTTTGAGCTGCTTACTTGCTCTATTTCTGCTCTTGCCCTTACAATAATCCTGCCCCTACCGGTTTTATAAGCACTTCTTATCCCTTCTTTTCCAACTATTATTCCTCCTGTTGGAAAATCGGGACCTTTAATAACTCTATTAAGCTCTTCAAAGGAAACATCCGGTTTATCAATAACAAGAATTATTCCATCTATTACTTCGCCTAAATTATGGCAAGGAATATTGGTGGCCATCCCAACAGCTATTCCTGATGATCCGTTCACCAGAAGATTAGGAAATGTTGAAGGAAGAACCACAGGTTCCATCTCATGTTCGTCAAAATTAGGTTTAAAGTCTACAGTATCTTTATTTATGTCCGCCAACATTTCCATGGCAATTTTAGAAAGCCTTGCTTCTGTATACCTCATAGCAGCCGGTGGATCGCCGTCTCTTGAACCAAAATTTCCATGGCCGTCAATCAGTACATGTCTTAAAGAAAAATCCTGTGCCATGCGTACCAGGCTGTCATATACCGCAGCTTCTCCATGAGGATGAAATTTTCCAAGTACTTCTCCAACTGTAGAGGCACATTTTCTATATGGTTTATCAGGAGTAAATCCTAACTGGTACATTGCATAGAGGATTCGCCTATGTACCGGCTTTAATCCGTCTCTTACATCTGGCAAAGCTCTGTCTGCTATTACACTCATTGCATAATCTATAAAGGATTTTTTCATTTCTGTCTCGATATCAACAGGTATTATCGTCTGATTACTAGTGGCTTTAATTTCTTCCATCTGTCAGTTTACCTCTTTCAATGCGGTATTTAGAAAGTATATCCATTAGCTATATTCTAATAAAATAATTAAAAACTGTCTAGCGATGCCAAATATAATTTATTTTTTGGGGACTCTTACAACAAATTCAATATATTCTCCCCTATCTATCTGGGCTGCTTTTGCATTTATACCGGATTTTCTCATTACATCAATAGCTTGTTTAATTGTATTCACAAATATTCTTATATCTTTAATTGCTCTTGTGATTTTTTTACTTGAATTAACAACTGTTTCTCTTCGTGTATATTTTTCAATAGCCTTTTCTACCAACTCTTCTGTCTTTTTAACATTATAGCCTCTTTCACAAACAATTTTTAATACTTTAAGTTGAAGTTGTTCATCATGAAGCTTCAAGAGAGCTCTTGCATGCCTTTCTGTAAGATTGTTATCCATGAGAATCTTTTTTACCAGGGGTGATAATCTAAGCAATCTTATTTTATTAGCAATTGTAGATTGGCTTTTTCCTATTTTTTGAGCCAATTGTTCCTGAGTAAAACCATGCTCTGTTATTAAATTATTGTAGCCCTCTGCTTCCTCCAAATAAGTAAGATCTTCTCTCTGAAGATTTTCAATAAGTGCAATAACTGCAGAATCATTATCATCTACATTGATTACTATAGCAGGTATCTCTGTCAAACCTGCCATGGTAGCTGCTCGCAGCCTTCTTTCGCCCGCAACAAGTTCATAGGTATTATTGGATATTTTTCTGACATTAATGGGTTGCATTACACCATATTGTTTAATTGATTCACATAATTCATCCAGAGCTGCCTTGTTAAATTGTTTCCTAGGCTGGTAGGGATTCGGCCTTATGCTGTTGATACTAATGTAGGTAATATTCTTTAATCCGTCTTTTTTTGTCATTTTAATATCCTGTATTTTATTTTCAAGCATTTTCACACCATCCTTTATTATTATTCGTTTATTTGGGCCATTTTTTTGCTCTGGTTAACTATGAGTTGTTAATTATAAAAAATATATTCTACAGTTTTTATTTCATTCCTTTTTTTGTAACCATAAATCGCTCGCCCAAATATACCATAATATAGCATGATAATTCTTATAATAAAGGTTCTTTTGATGGTTTGCCTGCTTTTCTAGGATATTTTGTAGGAGTATGTCGTAATTTTCTTATAATTATAATGCTTCTTTTACTGTCATTAAATGGCAAAAATAGTTCGTTTACTTCTTCGACCTCAGCTCCCAGTAACTCTAATGCCTTTCTTGAATCCGACAATTCCTCCAGATTACTTCCTTTCATTGCTATAAAAATTCCTCCAGGTCTAACAAAAGGAATACTATATTCAAGAAGCACTGGCAAACTGGCGACAGCTCTTGCAACAGCTATATCAAATTTTTCCCTAAAATCCGGATTGTTTCCGTAGTCCTCTGCTCTGCCATGAGCAGTTGAAATACCCACAAGATTTAAAGATTTTATCACTTCATCTAAAAACCTGATTCTTTTTTCCAGAGAATCAAGAAGAAAGACATTTATTTCTGGGCAAACCAATTTAACAGGAATACCAGGAAATCCTGCTCCGGTACCTATGTCGATTAAATTACTGCCTTTACCTTTAATAAAAGGATATATGCTAAGAGAATCAATAAAGTGTT
It encodes:
- the rsmG gene encoding 16S rRNA (guanine(527)-N(7))-methyltransferase RsmG, encoding MFDENLKNILAEGAKTFNLQLDEVQLIQFLEYKNLLQSWNKKINLTAIEDDKEIIIKHFIDSLSIYPFIKGKGSNLIDIGTGAGFPGIPVKLVCPEINVFLLDSLEKRIRFLDEVIKSLNLVGISTAHGRAEDYGNNPDFREKFDIAVARAVASLPVLLEYSIPFVRPGGIFIAMKGSNLEELSDSRKALELLGAEVEEVNELFLPFNDSKRSIIIIRKLRHTPTKYPRKAGKPSKEPLL
- the noc gene encoding nucleoid occlusion protein; translation: MLENKIQDIKMTKKDGLKNITYISINSIRPNPYQPRKQFNKAALDELCESIKQYGVMQPINVRKISNNTYELVAGERRLRAATMAGLTEIPAIVINVDDNDSAVIALIENLQREDLTYLEEAEGYNNLITEHGFTQEQLAQKIGKSQSTIANKIRLLRLSPLVKKILMDNNLTERHARALLKLHDEQLQLKVLKIVCERGYNVKKTEELVEKAIEKYTRRETVVNSSKKITRAIKDIRIFVNTIKQAIDVMRKSGINAKAAQIDRGEYIEFVVRVPKK
- the gyrA gene encoding DNA gyrase subunit A, which translates into the protein MEEIKATSNQTIIPVDIETEMKKSFIDYAMSVIADRALPDVRDGLKPVHRRILYAMYQLGFTPDKPYRKCASTVGEVLGKFHPHGEAAVYDSLVRMAQDFSLRHVLIDGHGNFGSRDGDPPAAMRYTEARLSKIAMEMLADINKDTVDFKPNFDEHEMEPVVLPSTFPNLLVNGSSGIAVGMATNIPCHNLGEVIDGIILVIDKPDVSFEELNRVIKGPDFPTGGIIVGKEGIRSAYKTGRGRIIVRARAEIEQVSSSKQRIVVKDLPYQVNKAKLIEKIAELIKDKKIEGISDLREESDRIDPVRIVIELKKDANAQIVLNQLYKHTQMQDTFSVNMLALIQTEDGKFEPRILTLRQVIDHYIRHQLDVITRRTKFDLDKAEARAHILEGLKIAIDHLDEVIKIIRGSKNEANAKVALMKRFEFSDKQAQAIVDMRLGRLTALEREKLEEEYNDILEKIKYYKDILANEHLKLKIIKDQLLVIKQKYADERRTEITTGETEIDIEDLIQEEKEVITLTHFGYIKRMPADMYKSQRRGGKGIAGLSTREEDFVENLFTTLTHDYILFFTNKGKVYRLKAYQIPEAGRHAKGTAIVNILELDSDEKVTTVIPIAEYKEDLYLIMATKYGLVKKTRLMEYDNIRKGGLAAVTLREGDELIDVRLTDGNSDIILVTRNGLSIRFAEKDVRPMGRISQGVTGIKLDEGDCVIGMATSMENSSLLVVTENGFGKRTRLEEYKVQNRAGKGVLTYRVTEKTGYLVGIKLVKDTDDIMLISTDGTIIRMNVSEISVLGRATQGVTLMKPTENNKVVCVTRIVNEDENEDYDNEGYDSNEDYYNDEEDEYDNGKNDENEDEDYDI